The genomic stretch gaaagttctgccgcagggcatgaaaaattcaccaacaatttgtcaatggtttgtggcacaagctttgtcacctgtaagggaaagattccctaccagttattgttaccattacatggatgacatcctgttagcatcaaacaacaaggagcagttgaatgacatggagaatgtgactagaaattcattacaacactatggattagttatcgcccctgaaaaggtgcagaaagtagaaccctggaagtatttaggactaacagtcacaggtaggcaggtaatgcctcaacctgtgaaacttaaccttgaagttaaaacccttaatgatgtacagaagttaatgggatctctgaattggattagaccctatctcggactgaccaattcacaactgcaacctttattggaattattaaaaaattccaatgatccaacagaacccagagtattaactgaggaagcattaaaggtaattcacatggtggaacgatctatacacgagaaatttgtttctcgaatagatctgtctcaattggtgcaactctttgtactaattgacaaaactgtaccatttggtgctttggtgcagtggaattctgagtgggatgacccactgcacattctagaatggatgtttctgtcattccgaccacgaaaaactgctcctggactgtttgagcttattgctgatgtaatcataaaagccagaaaacgatgtacagaactaacagggcgtgacccagctaagattgttttacctgttcaaaattggtattttgaatggtgcttggcaaataattatgaactacaggcagccatggcgggttttcaaggacaggtgtcatatcacctgccgtcacacccgctactgaaatttgcccgagaaataccatttggtcaaaaaaatttaagccgcccagaaccagtgaacggccttactgtttttacagatggctcaggaaaaacaggtaaagcagcagtagtatggtatgaaaacaacaactggaacaacaaagtagtatatcaaaatggttctccacaagtagtagagctacgtgcaatggctgttgttttttctattttttctgttcctgtaaatattgtaactgactcagcgtatgtagctaacttagtttctagactagacaaagtggttttgaccatgtcagacaatcaattattatttgatgtacttttagaactctggaaaagtattcaactacggacagaaccttattttatcatgcacatccgtagtcataccactttaccaggattttatacagaaggtaatgccagagcggacgctcttgtttctgctatgactctgagtactgttcctaacataaagcaacaagctgtattatcacatcaatttttgcaccaaggatatcgagctttacgacggcagttcggcttgtctcatgcggaagctcggtctattgtagccgcctgccctgactgccaaggaactcacacaccagtatattttggtactaaccccagaggtatgcaggctttacagatttggcaaagtgatgttactcacataaatgaatttggccgacagaaatatgttcatgtttccattgatacttattctcatgccttagtagcaacagcacataacggggagacaggaaaagatgtagttcgagatttccaaaaggctttctctatgcttggggtaccacgccaaataaaaacggacaatggcccagcatacatttcacagaaggttcaaacattttttaatttgtggggtgttactcatgttacaggaattccccattccccaacaggacaagcaattgttgagcgtgcacatagtacgttgaagcggcagcttcaaaaacaaaaagggggaatgattggggaaccaccacaggcatgtttggataaagcagtttatgttcttaactttctccattacggggataattcttctttacctcctctttttcagcatttctcttctcttttttcaaaacaggatttgcaaaaagacatcaaagtgcatgatagagatctaattactggccagtggagtggaccatgtgaattattaacctggggcaggggttatgcttgtgtctctacagatgccggccctcgctgggttcctgctcggtgtgttcggcctgtgctggaacctgcatcaggctgaaggatgggtagttccacaacccaagcagaatatctgggtaactttggcaaatatgacacatcaagaaaccttgtgcctttctactgcgaacccggaaaatccattctccacctgtttggtgggagtgccagtagacacatggccaatcccacaaacccttcaggctttctctctttgcaactcttcaaaaaattgtacagataattgggatggtgtatatagtcaccttccacaggttacgcaagaaccccaagagctagagttgctaggctctgttataatggatgcttgtgtgttttttaattactcctataacaccacacggagagggcaaaatgtgaatgcaactaatgctgcttatcataattcaactgcttggtgcaattatacttcgactaacatctcacgatcttttgctgttcctcttgcattacctcctggtgtgtttctaatctgtggagatcgtgcctggggaggcgtcccatctaaactgaatggaggcccgtgtagcctcggacgtctcacgttattaacaccaaatgtgtcaatgattctgaatatgactcgaaaacataagcgagtcccaaggaccgttcatcggtttgaaagttcttgtcgagataacgttgaattctggaatccaggccagatcataacggcctccatattggcaccaggagttggtgttgcaaatgccttaacgactttgaataagttgggatgttggcttagcaaacagactaacgctacttctttagctttaagtggccttttaactgatgttgatagtgttagacatgctactttacagaacagggctgcaattgactttttgcttttagcgcaaggacatggatgtgaagattttgaaggaatgtgttgcatgaatttgtctgaccactcagaatctatttttaaaagtatacagcagctgaaggatggtgtgaggcgtctaacagaagaggatggattggattggcttacaaggatgtttaaaggatggggactttctggatggttgatatctctggtcaaaactgtgggggtcatgatcttggtaattgtgactgtgcttttgatgttgccatgtcttgtcagtcttctgcaaagggccctgcagaagactgtttctgcaatatttctagcacaaatacaaaaagggggaattgtcgggggaggcagcgggtctgcctctagtctaactgaagaagaatttaaccttgaagaaattccagtgtatccatgagaggccagaaagtcccgagaagtgccatggaaacaagattagagaactaagataagaagaactgtcctgacgattcaggcgagaaactatcacccaatcgtgaactgttagttactaaagtaaaccaaccctgtatgaacacctactttgaagaaggttataaaaaagcttgttaaaacaataaaggggcttttgcagccattttggtcgctttcacacaatctgatgtttgtcgtgtccgtctcaactgcgacagccGGTCACACTGCCAAGCTTGGACTGTCATTGCtgatgtccccagtccctggggaaagcccAGAGGGAGCCTACCCCAGGGTGAACTAACCCTGCCACAGGGTCTCAGCCCCCTTCAGTCAGTGTCTTGGGCTGCAGATGAACCTTCCATCCCTGCCCCATTTTGATCACTGGTATCCACTGGTCTCCACCCATTCTGCCAGTTCCCAGTCAGCAATGCTGAGGGTCCTGTGCTGGAGAAAACTGCAGGGAACTTTCATGGAACACCACACCTTGGAGGAACGGCATGAGATGGCTGGTCCCTGTGGCTCATCCTCCCTCACAGGCATGAGTACCTCAACTGaatcaaaaggcttttcagagagCACGAGCGCGGGgccctgggcagaggagcaggctggcacACAGCCCTTCgcctcctgtccccagggctcggCTGTGTGATCTGGCACTGTGAGGCCTCAGAGCTTGGCAGCTGCTTGACTCTGGCTGCTCCCTACTGCATCActgtgtgcccaggtgggcaCTAGGACATCCCTGGGGCTGTGACAGCCCTTCAGGGACATGGCCacatgcaggcagtgctgccctgctgcccaacccttcctgcctgcccacagctccccacactgccccatgaaACAGGGGCATTGGCCACACACACTGACTCTCAGCTGTGCCTGCTGTTACCCTCCGAGACAGCGTGAACCCAGGGGCATGTGCGggtcccctgcccctctgcctgacTGTCATTTTGGGACCTGTGCACTCTGGGCAGAGTCCTGTGTCCCTGGCTGACGACACCCTCTCAGAGCAGCCATTGGATGAGTCTGGGCAGGCACCACCCATGGTAACATCTGCACCGTTTCTATGCTCTGTGAAATCTCCCTGCTAACAGGAACCTCCCCAAACCCCATAACACTGCTGGGAACGGGTTCTATTTACATCTGCATCAAGGTGATGGCCCCACCTCATCCCATGCTCTGCAGGGATtgagcaggctgcagcagtcaTTATCATCTGGGTCATTTCTCCTGGACCTGAACTGCGCACACCTCTGCGGTGCCGGGGGGAccatgccaggcagcacagggcacctTGCGCAGCAGCAGTTTGTCTAAGCGGTGCCTGGTGCTGCGACAGACACATAATGTTGAGTGAGGTGATGGTGTAGTGAAGGGGTGCAAGGGggcctggatgtgtttgtgtcaccaacactccaccagcagcttcctctgggatgtgcaatgggtgaattggtcacAGCTTCCTCAGAGGTGATATGggatgtgggcatgtaactgccagagggctctgggaactcccaactgttttgggttttttctagaaTTTGTCtgtctggtggaagggaagagccactgCTCAGGACGTGTGGAGATCCATGacggggaccagtggaaaactgtctgtgcttcccactttggtcccaaagctgctgacgtgctctgcagggagttgcagtgtgacgcagccctgcctgtccctggaggaagtccctttggagaaggggtgggtcccatctgggatggagagctgcagtgtgtggggaatgaatccctcctcgcctcctgccccagggggtcccccagggaccagccctgcacccaagcaaacagcgctgttgtcagctgcacaggtaaggactcagggaggggtgttgaatactggggctgtactgggggcaggggagcagagcacGGGCCGTGTTGGCCTTGGCATGAGACCAGGAGGGGTGATGTTTTCTTCCACAGTCTTCAGTTATGCAGGGAAAGACACAGAAGCCAATGTCCCACTTCTGTTCTGTCCTCAGGAATttggtgcagggctgcagaaaggttcaggatggggacagagggactGTGTCCCCTTAATTACTGTAGTTGCTCCTCTGGGTGCAGTTGTGCAGGGGTCAATGCCGGCTGCCCTGTCACAATGTCCTGGGGCCAAGGAGCACCACAGGGATCCCTCTGGAAATGGGGCTTCTTCCTGTGTGTCAATGTGACAAGCGGGAGAAGGTGAACAGGTTCGTTgaccctgtgcttctctgaatgggagaagggcttttctgtttccaggacTCCAACTTTTATGGCCGTTAGTGGCTGGGTGTGTCCATGGTTTTGGCATCCTTGGGCACCCTTCCTGGAGCccaggctctgccagctctgttccttGTGAGCTGGTGGTGGCTTAAGTGGTGGCTCTTTgctctgttatcccagaggcacagtCAGCCTGAGGGGTAGCTGGGAAGGGGTGTAGACTGTTCAGTCTTGCCCTGGAGTCAGGGTGAGACCCAGCCTGAGCAGGGGTAGGTTGTGCCTGTGGAGGTAAGGGAAGTGGGGTGTCTGTTCCCACAGGCTCACAAAGAGGTGGCCGTCCTGGGGGATCTTAGACAAGGGCAGGGCTGGGTTGATGCCTGAAGACAAGGGGGGGCATGGGTTGGGAGGCCTGGCTGGGACCATCATGTTGCTACAGAGTGGACACAGAAAGGCCTGAGGGTGGAGGATGAGTTGGGaggggcccagggcaggctgtggtgcaggggagctgggggctctggggaggagcagctgtgTATGCTTGGGGGGGCCATAGTGGGGACAGGTCTGTTTTCAGGGTgctggctggagaggagcaggtgccctgggtgggcatgggccaggggcagggggctGTTGGGCTGGAAGGAAGTGCCAAAGACTGTGGGGCCACAAATGAcccagcagggccagagctgggaACCCCAGGCTTGCACAGCCCATGAGGATAGAAGGgacccctgaagtgccctggggacagcctggaggggagtgggctcccaccctggtacctctgactccacCTGCCCAGGACTTCCCCCAGACCCACAGTGATGGGGCTCAGCGCTGTCCTGACTGTTCCTGTCTcagtgtttgaaggtgctgtggaggtgaggctggcgaATGGCGGCAGTCGCTgcgctgggagagtggaggtgaaacaacaAGGCCAGTGGGGGACCGTGTGTGATGACTCTTGGTACAtgaatgatgcagcagtggtttgtaagcagctgggctgtgggtctgctgttggagctcctaaTAACAGACACTTTGGGGAAGGATCTGGCCCTatttggatggatgatgttggCTGTAATggcaccgaatctgccctgtctgactgcacacacagcggATGGGGTGAAAATGACTGCGCTCATTATTATGAcgctggagtgatgtgttcaggtaaggggacaaactgttctccatctctggggttgGGATTGTAGAAGGAACGTGGCTGTGTCCTCAGGGATCAACCGTCAGGCACCAGAGCATTGCCCAAtgtggctggtcacactgctgagctggcactgtcattactggtgtccccagtccctggggaaaggccagtgggAACCTGCCCAGGGTTGCCTTTACCATGCCTGGCCCCTGAGGTGCCACAGATGAACCCTCCATCCCTGTTCTGCACTGtctgttgattcccatctttctcctcctgttcatcCAGGACCTGTCTGTCTGTGCTGAGGGCCaggtgcccccatgccagaggcaccacaagtgactcatgtggccacccacagTCCTGGCCAAGGGCATGAGATGGATAGCTGTTGTCCAGTTGTCCCCTGGCAGACACAAGTCCCTTGGCAGAGTCAAAGGGGTTGCTTGGAGAGGAGAAGCGCTGGGCTTGGGCAGAAAAGCAGGGTGGCACATGGCACCTCgttcctctcccaggtcaccccatgAGAGCCTGAGCATGGGGACATTGCCCCGTCCAGGCaatgctgacctgctgcccagcctctcctgcctgccccagcccctggctgctcaGTGCCACGAGGGATTTGTCAGCACttactgtctctgctctgtgcctgcccttgcaccaggagctcgtgtaagcccagggcttttcttctctgcactctcctgccttctgcgagccatgggcagggacgtgCATGACCAGCAGTGCACTCTGGCTGTGGCTGAGAACCTTTTTCCTGGGTAGGCgcctgagcagggtggtggcacaaCGACCAATCACAGGTACAGTCTCACTGTAATTTTGCCCTGTTACATGTCCCATCCACCAACCGTGCCCCCACAGCCCAAGACCCCTGCAGGAACAAGGGGTCTTCTCGTGGCACCAAGGGGATCTTCGCACCTGGCCCTGAGCTCAAtggggcagagcaagctgcagcagccagcagcgcCTGGGCCCATTTCCCTGATCCCCAAGCCCTCTGGGTGTTacagtgcccagggaccagtactgggcagcccaagttctctggggcagcagcactttGAGAGATTCCTGTAGCTGTGgctgttgggagagaagcaagcccacaagtgctgtgctgaattctgaggagcagcaggctgggggctgatgtgtttgtgccatcagcaccccctgagagcagctgaggATGTCACAGGGGTTTTTCCCTTTGACCACCTCTGAGATCAGTCAGGatattgccagagggctgtgggaactctcagGTATCTTTGGTCCACATCCATCTggctgctctaaggggacagcccctcctgaggatgTATAGTGATCCATGAGgaggacctttggaaaactgtctgtgactcacaTCTTGGTCACAAAGGCACCCACATGGTTTGCAgggtgtgctg from Strix uralensis isolate ZFMK-TIS-50842 unplaced genomic scaffold, bStrUra1 scaffold_332, whole genome shotgun sequence encodes the following:
- the LOC141938827 gene encoding syncytin-2-like; protein product: MTCTLSNHGHSPTTMPALAGFLLGVFGLCWNLHQAEGWVVPQPKQNIWVTLANMTHQETLCLSTANPENPFSTCLVGVPVDTWPIPQTLQAFSLCNSSKNCTDNWDGVYSHLPQVTQEPQELELLGSVIMDACVFFNYSYNTTRRGQNVNATNAAYHNSTAWCNYTSTNISRSFAVPLALPPGVFLICGDRAWGGVPSKLNGGPCSLGRLTLLTPNVSMILNMTRKHKRVPRTVHRFESSCRDNVEFWNPGQIITASILAPGVGVANALTTLNKLGCWLSKQTNATSLALSGLLTDVDSVRHATLQNRAAIDFLLLAQGHGCEDFEGMCCMNLSDHSESIFKSIQQLKDGVRRLTEEDGLDWLTRMFKGWGLSGWLISLVKTVGVMILVIVTVLLMLPCLVSLLQRALQKTVSAIFLAQIQKGGIVGGGSGSASSLTEEEFNLEEIPVYP